Sequence from the Fictibacillus arsenicus genome:
GTAAAGGGGTTTGACAACTTTACGGTTGTACTTGAGGCAGAAGGGAAACAGCACCTCATATATAAGCATGCCATTTCAACGTTCACCCCGCATCGAAATGTCGATTTATCTTCTGCAAATATGAATGAATAAAAAATACTCCCTAAGAACCTGCTGAGTTCTAGGGAGTTTTTATTTGTTTAATGAAGTTATCATATCTTTGTAAAGTGAGATGCGATTTTAAACCGAACCAAGACTGTACTTCTTCGACTGTTTTACCTGAAGCTATAAAATTTAATATTGCTGTCCTTCGTAAGTGTTGAGAGCTTATACCTTGTCTAATACCAGATCGTCTGATTTCCTGTCTTAACATTTTCTGAATAGCGATTACTGTTAAGGGTTTTGGTTCATAAACTGAATAATCAAATCGAAAAGTACCCCTTTGATAATCAAATGCGATAAAAAAACGGTCAGAAGAATAATTATTTGGTCTGATAGCGGCAGGTATGTCTTCTTTGTATGTATATAAAAGTTGTTGGGTGAAATCAGTAAGAGGCAAGTGTCTAATTTCCGAAGTATTTATAACCGTTAACTGCTGTCTTGTAAAATTAACATGTTTCATTTCAATATTCGTCAATTCTTGTAAAGTTAATCCGTAATGGTACAACAGCGATAGAATTGCTTCATTTCTTTTGATAAGCAAGTGTCTGTATTTTTGCTGCTTTTCGGTGAGACCATCAAAAGAAGAGAGAGTTTCAAACAGCTGCTGAAATTCTTCCTCTGTTATAAAATCTTTTTCTTGAAATTGATTATCTTCCTTTAAATCTTTTTCAATGACTGAAAACGGGTTTTCCTGGATAAGTCTTTGTGATTGAAGAAATTGAAAGAGACTCTTAATTACAGTAAAAACTCGTTTGCTGGTTGCCGTACTGTACTCTCTTTCTTCATTTAAAAATTGAAAATATTCTTTTAACAGATCAGCAGTCATATTTTGAATCACAGTTAGATTGTCATTATTTTTAATAACTCTAACCCAGGCAAGAAAGTCCATAAGATCATAGTAATACCTTTTAATCGTGCTTTTTTTCCTGCCTTTTTTTTGCAGATGTGAGATAAATGAATGGGCATATTCGGGTAAGTGTGGATACTCTTCCATAATTGCCTCCTATAACCTCTTTTTCCCATTATATCAAAGGCAATATTTTTTGCATATTTAACATGCGTCCTAACAAAACTATCTAAAAAAAGGATGTTGAATATGCGAAAATTATCAGTGGTATTTATGTGTCTATTTTTTGTTCTTGGTGCGTGTTCTGGAAAGAGCGGATCAGGGGATGAAACACTGGATACGAAGCAGGTAAAATACGACACTTCAGAGCGTAAGCCGAATTCTCAAATTGATTCACCGCGAGTGGCAGAACATAGTGAAGAAGTACATCAATCAAAAGATTTAGTACAGCTTGCTGAAAAGGTAAACGGCGTTGAAAAAGCATATGTAATCGTCAGTGGCAGTTATACACTGGTGGGAATTGTTTCTTCAGAACCAGTAGCGGCAGGTGAAGAAAATGATGATTTGCGCAGAGAAGTATATAGTGTACTAAAAGGAAACGCACATGGCAGGAATGCAGCGATTACGACTGATCCAGACAAAATTGAAAAAATAAAAGAGTTAG
This genomic interval carries:
- a CDS encoding YhcN/YlaJ family sporulation lipoprotein encodes the protein MRKLSVVFMCLFFVLGACSGKSGSGDETLDTKQVKYDTSERKPNSQIDSPRVAEHSEEVHQSKDLVQLAEKVNGVEKAYVIVSGSYTLVGIVSSEPVAAGEENDDLRREVYSVLKGNAHGRNAAITTDPDKIEKIKELGKKADQSKKVSHSGVYNELGIIIGKIKPLKGHMKSTRRQEMHEEIDHNRDDLYE
- a CDS encoding tyrosine-type recombinase/integrase, with translation MEEYPHLPEYAHSFISHLQKKGRKKSTIKRYYYDLMDFLAWVRVIKNNDNLTVIQNMTADLLKEYFQFLNEEREYSTATSKRVFTVIKSLFQFLQSQRLIQENPFSVIEKDLKEDNQFQEKDFITEEEFQQLFETLSSFDGLTEKQQKYRHLLIKRNEAILSLLYHYGLTLQELTNIEMKHVNFTRQQLTVINTSEIRHLPLTDFTQQLLYTYKEDIPAAIRPNNYSSDRFFIAFDYQRGTFRFDYSVYEPKPLTVIAIQKMLRQEIRRSGIRQGISSQHLRRTAILNFIASGKTVEEVQSWFGLKSHLTLQRYDNFIKQIKTP
- the hfq gene encoding RNA chaperone Hfq, with protein sequence MKQSINLQDHYLNQLRRENIYVTVYLLNGFQLKGLVKGFDNFTVVLEAEGKQHLIYKHAISTFTPHRNVDLSSANMNE